The Vibrio echinoideorum DNA window CTAAGCCACAAATCACACCTTCTGCTTTATCAGATAGGTAAGAGTGGTGACGGAATGGTTCACGTGCGTGAATATTCGATAGATGAACTTCAATAAATGGGATTGCAACACCAAGTAGTGCATCACGCAGTGCCACACTGGTATGTGTAAAGGCCGCTGGGTTGATAATAATGAAATCAACATTTTGATAAGCACTATGGATAGCTTCAATCAGTTCATACTCGCGATTTGACTGCAAGTGAGATAGCTCAACATCGT harbors:
- the aroQ gene encoding type II 3-dehydroquinate dehydratase; translated protein: MSTKFRILVLNGPNLNLLGLREPAHYGSQTLDQIISSLTEQAKAHDVELSHLQSNREYELIEAIHSAYQNVDFIIINPAAFTHTSVALRDALLGVAIPFIEVHLSNIHAREPFRHHSYLSDKAEGVICGLGAQGYQFALTAALSKLNSK